One genomic segment of Arcobacter porcinus includes these proteins:
- the tig gene encoding trigger factor, whose protein sequence is MEFKTNRLDEANIEITATLKKEQIDKNLDKVAKEAAKTMNIQGFRKGKVPVNVVKQRYADKLQEDAQGEAIREVLNGGLKELDVKNSDLVGEPSITKFDKKDNGDIEIEISVATTPKIELGDYKKLVPAVKAIEVESKKIDERIEEIAIQSAPLTKISRKRAVKSGDYAVIDFEGFVDNVAFEGGKAEKYPLQVGSNSFIPGFEDQVIGMKYDEEKDVVVSFPAEYQAKDLAGKEAVFKVKLHEIQERVAGELTDEFAKQMLPNEKDATMDMLRDKIKEQLSATEKATYYREDLKPKFIEKLVKEIKFALPKTIVEQEINYALNNKIRAMSEAEINELKEDASKVEKIREELKEEASNSVKATFIIDALAKAEKVEVSDQEVSQVLYFEALQMGQNPQEVIKQYQEAGYLPAIKMSIIEEKVLSKLFDEKAK, encoded by the coding sequence ACAAACAGATTAGATGAAGCAAATATCGAAATAACTGCAACATTAAAAAAAGAACAAATAGATAAAAATCTTGATAAAGTAGCAAAAGAAGCTGCAAAAACAATGAATATTCAAGGTTTTAGAAAAGGGAAAGTTCCTGTAAATGTTGTAAAACAAAGATATGCAGATAAGTTACAAGAAGATGCACAGGGTGAAGCTATTAGAGAAGTTTTAAATGGTGGATTAAAAGAGCTAGATGTTAAAAATAGTGATTTAGTTGGAGAACCAAGTATTACTAAATTTGATAAAAAAGATAATGGTGATATTGAAATTGAAATTTCAGTTGCAACAACTCCAAAAATTGAACTAGGTGATTATAAAAAATTAGTTCCTGCTGTAAAAGCTATTGAAGTTGAATCAAAAAAAATAGATGAGAGAATTGAAGAGATTGCTATTCAATCAGCACCTTTAACAAAAATTTCAAGAAAAAGAGCTGTAAAATCTGGAGATTATGCAGTAATTGATTTCGAAGGTTTTGTTGATAATGTAGCTTTTGAAGGTGGAAAAGCAGAAAAATATCCTTTACAAGTTGGTTCAAACTCATTTATTCCTGGATTTGAAGATCAAGTTATTGGAATGAAATATGATGAAGAAAAAGATGTAGTTGTATCATTCCCAGCTGAATATCAAGCTAAAGATTTAGCAGGAAAAGAAGCAGTATTTAAAGTAAAACTTCATGAAATCCAAGAAAGAGTTGCTGGAGAATTAACAGATGAATTTGCTAAGCAAATGCTTCCAAATGAAAAAGATGCAACAATGGATATGCTAAGAGATAAAATTAAAGAGCAATTAAGTGCAACTGAAAAAGCTACATATTATAGAGAAGATTTAAAACCTAAATTTATTGAAAAATTAGTAAAAGAGATTAAATTTGCTTTACCAAAAACAATAGTTGAGCAAGAGATTAATTATGCACTAAATAATAAAATTAGAGCTATGAGTGAAGCTGAAATTAATGAGTTAAAAGAAGATGCAAGTAAAGTTGAGAAAATAAGAGAAGAGCTAAAAGAAGAAGCTAGTAACTCTGTAAAAGCAACATTTATTATTGATGCATTAGCAAAAGCTGAAAAAGTTGAAGTAAGTGATCAAGAAGTTTCTCAAGTATTATATTTTGAAGCACTTCAAATGGGACAAAATCCACAAGAAGTAATCAAACAATATCAAGAAGCAGGATATTTACCAGCTATTAAAATGTCAATTATTGAAGAGAAAGTTCTATCTAAACTTTTCGATGAGAAAGCAAAATAA